A region of Capra hircus breed San Clemente chromosome 11, ASM170441v1, whole genome shotgun sequence DNA encodes the following proteins:
- the CAD gene encoding CAD protein isoform X2 → MAALVLEDGSVLRGQPFGAAVSTAGEVVFQTGMVGYPEALTDPSYKAQILVLTYPLIGNYGIPPDEVDEFGLSKWFESSGIHVAGLVVGECCPTPSHWSASCTLHEWLQQHGIPGLQGVDTRELTKKLREQGSLLGKLVQDGTEPSTLPFLDPNARPLVPEVSTKVPRVFNAGGTPRILALDCGLKYNQVRCLCQRGAEVTVVPWDHALDSQEYEGLFLSNGPGDPASYPSLVSTLSRVLSEPNPRPVFGICLGHQLLALAIGAKTYKMRYGNRGHNQPCLLVGSGRCFLTSQNHGFAVETDSLPASWLPLFTNANDHSNEGIIHESLPFFSVQFHPEHQAGPSDMELLFDIFLETVKEAAAGNPGGQTVRERLAERLCLPGIPTPGSGLTAPRKVLILGSGGLSIGQAGEFDYSGSQAIKALKEENIQTLLINPNIATVQTSQGLADKVYFLPITPHYVTQVIRNERPDGVLLTFGGQTALNCGVELTKAGVLARYGVRVLGTPVETIELTEDRRAFASRMAEIGEHVAPSEAANSLEQAQAAAERLGYPVLVRAAYALGGLGSGFASNKEELSALVAPAFAHTSQVLVDKSLKGWKEIEYEVVRDAYGNCVTVCNMENLDPLGIHTGESIVVAPSQTLNDREYQLLRQTAIKVTQHLGIVGECNVQYALNPESEQYYIIEVNARLSRSSALASKATGYPLAYVAAKLALGIPLPELRNSVTGGTAAFEPSLDYCVVKIPRWDLSKFLRVSTKIGSCMKSVGEVMGIGRSFEEAFQKALRMVDENCVGFDHTVKPVSDMELETPTDKRIFVVAAALWAGYSVDRLYELTRIDRWFLHRMKRIITHTQLLEQHRGQPLPPDLLHQAKRLGFSDKQIALAVLSTELAVRKLRQELGICPAVKQIDTVAAEWPAQTNYLYLTYWGTTHDLSFRTPHVLVLGSGVYRIGSSVEFDWCAVGCIQQLRKMGYKTIMVNYNPETVSTDYDMCDRLYFDEISFEVVMDIYELENPEGVILSMGGQLPNNMAMALHRQQCRVLGTSPEAIDSAENRFKFSRLLDTIGISQPQWRELSDLESARQFCQTVGYPCVVRPSYVLSGAAMNVAYTDGDLERFLSSAAAVSKEHPVVISKFIQEAKEIDVDAVACDGVVAAIAISEHVENAGVHSGDATLVTPPQDITAKTLERIKAIVHAVGQELQVTGPFNLQLIAKDDQLKVIECNVRVSRSFPFVSKTLGVDLVALATRVIMGEEVEPVGLMTGSGVVGVKVPQFSFSRLAGADVVLGVEMTSTGEVAGFGESRCEAYLKAMLSTGFKIPKKNILLTIGSYKNKSELLPTVRLLESLGYSLYASLGTADFYTEHGVKVTAVDWHFEEAVDGECPPQRSILEQLAEKNFELVINLSMRGAGGRRLSSFVTKGYRTRRLAADFSVPLIIDIKCTKLFVEALGQIGPAPPLKAHVDCMTSQKLVRLPGLIDVHVHLREPGGTHKEDFASGTAAALAGGVTMVCAMPNTRPPITDAPALALAQKLAEAGARCDYALFLGASSENAGTLGTVAGSAAGLKLYLNETFSELRLDSVAQWMEHFETWPSHLPIVAHAERQSVAAVLMVAQLAQRSVHICHVARKEEILLIKAAKARGLPVTCEVAPHHLFLSRDDLERLGPGKGEVRPELGSREDVEALWENMAVIDCFASDHAPHTVEEKCGPRPPPGFPGLETMLPLLLTAVSEGRLSLDDVLQRLHHNPRRIFHLPPQEDTYVEVDLEHEWTVPSHMPFSKAHWTPFEGQKVKGTIRRVVLRGEVAYIDGQVLVPPGYGQDVRKWPQGAVPQLTPSAPAASELTTTPERPRRSGPALPDGRFHLPPRIHRASDPGLPAEEPKEKTSRKAAEPELMGTLDGICYPPPPVPRQASPQNLGTPGLLHPQTSPLLHSLVGQHILSVQQFTKDQMSHLFNVAHTLRMMVQKERSLDILKGKVMASMFYEVSTRTSSSFAAAMARLGGAVLSFSEATSSVQKGESLADSVQTMSCYADVVVLRHPQPGAVELAAKHCRRPVINAGDGVGEHPTQALLDIFTIREELGTVNGMTITMVGDLKHGRTVHSLACLLTQYRVSLRYVAPPSLRMPPDVRAFVASRGTKQEEFESIEEALPDTDVLYMTRIQKERFGSTQEYEACFGQFILTPHIMTRAKKKMVVMHPMPRVNEISVEVDSDPRAAYFRQAENGMYIRMALLATVLGRF, encoded by the exons ATGGCCGCCCTGGTGTTGGAGGACGGGTCGGTCCTGCGGGGCCAGCCCTTTGGGGCCGCTGTGTCGACTGCCGGGGAAGTGG TGTTTCAAACCGGTATGGTCGGCTACCCCGAGGCCCTGACTGACCCTTCCTACAAAGCACAGATCTTAGTGCTGACATACCCTCTGATCGGTAACTACGGCATCCCCCCAGATGAAGTGGATGAGTTCGGGCTCAGCAAG TGGTTTGAATCCTCGGGGATCCATGTGGCAGGACTGGTGGTGGGAGAGTGCTGTCCCACACCCAGCCACTGGAGTGCCAGCTGCACCCTGCACGAGTGGCTGCAACAGCATGGCATACCTGGCCTGCAAG GAGTGGACACTCGGGAGCTGACTAAGAAGCTGCGAGAGCAAGGGTCTCTGCTGGGCAAGTTGGTCCAGGATGGGACAGAACCTTCAACCCTGCCCTTCTTGGACCCCAATGCCCGCCCCCTGGTACCGGAGGTCTCCACTAAG GTTCCACGGGTATTCAATGCAGGGGGAACCCCTCGGATCCTTGCTTTGGACTGTGGCCTCAAGTATAATCAGGTCCGATGCTTGTGCCAGCGTGGGGCAGAGGTCACTGTGGTACCCTGGGACCACGCGTTAGACAGTCAAG AGTATGAGGGTCTCTTCCTGAGTAATGGCCCTGGTGACCCCGCCTCCTATCCCAGCTTGGTATCCACACTGAGCCGTGTTTTATCTGAACCAAACCCCCGACCTGTCTTCGGGATCTGTCTGGGACACCAGCTGTTGGCCTTAGCCATTGGGGCCAAGACTTACAAGATGAG ATATGGGAACCGAGGCCATAACCAGCCATGCTTGCTGGTGGGCTCCGGGCGCTGCTTTCTAACATCCCAGAACCATGGATTTGCTGTGGAAACAGACTCACTGCCAGCAAGCTGGCTTCCTCTCTTCACCAATGCCAATGATCACTCCAACGAAGGCATCATACATGAGAGCCTGCCCTTCTTCAG TGTCCAGTTTCACCCAGAGCATCAAGCTGGCCCTTCAGATATGGAACTTCTttttgacatttttctggaaactGTGAAAGAAGCTGCAGCTGGGAACCCTGGGGGCCAGACAG TTCGAGAGCGGCTGGCTGAGCGCCTGTGTCTCCCTGGGATTCCCACCCCAGGCTCTGGGCTTACAGCACCACGAAAGGTTCTGATTCTGGGCTCAGGGGGCCTCTCCATCGGCCAGGCTGGCGAGTTTGACTACTCAGGCTCTCAG GCGATCAAGGCCCTGAAGGAGGAAAACATTCAGACATTGCTGATCAACCCTAACATCGCTACCGTGCAGACCTCACAGGGGCTGGCGGACAAGGTCTAtttcctccccataacacctcacTACGTAACCCAG gtgATACGTAATGAGCGCCCAGATGGTGTGTTACTGACTTTTGGGGGCCAAACAgctctgaactgtggtgtggagctGACCAAGGCTGGGGTACTCGCTCGGTACGGAGTCCGGGTCCTGGGCACACCTGTGGAGACCATTGAGTTGACTGAGGATCGGCGTGCCTTCGCCTCCAGGATGGCAGAGATCGGAGAGCACGTAGCCCCCAGCGAGGCAGCGAATTCTCTTGAGCAG GCCCAGGCAGCAGCTGAGAGACTGGGGTACCCTGTGCTGGTGCGCGCAGCCTACGCCTTGGGTGGCCTGGGTTCTGGCTTTGCCTCTAACAAAGAGGAGTTGTCTGCTCTCGTGGCTCCAGCTTTTGCCCATACCAGCCAAGTGCTGGTAGACAAGTCCCTGAAAGGATGGAAGGAGATTGAGTATGAGGTGGTGAGAGACGCCTATGGCAACTGTGTCACG GTGTGTAATATGGAGAACCTAGACCCACTGGGTATCCACACCGGGGAGTCCATCGTGGTGGCTCCAAGCCAGACGCTAAATGACAGGGAGTACCAGCTACTGAGGCAGACGGCCATCAAGGTGACTCAGCACCTCGGAATCGTCGGGGAGTGCAATGTGCAGTACGCCCTGAACCCTGAGTCTGAGCAG TACTACATCATTGAAGTGAATGCCAGGCTCTCTCGCAGCTCTGCGCTAGCCAGTAAGGCCACCGGCTACCCACTGGCCTATGTGGCAGCCAAGCTGGCTTTGGGCATCCCTCTGCCTGAACTCAG GAACTCGGTGACAGGGGGAACGGCAGCCTTTGAACCCAGTCTGGATTACTGCGTGGTGAAGATTCCTCGCTGGGACCTCAGCAAGTTCCTCCGCGTCAGCACAAAGATTGGGAGCTGCATGAAGAGCGTGG GTGAAGTCATGGGCATTGGGCGTTCTTTTGAGGAGGCCTTCCAGAAGGCTCTGCGCATGGTGGATGAGAACTGCGTGGGTTTTGATCACACGGTCAAGCCTGTCAGTGATATG GAGTTGGAGACTCCAACAGACAAGCGCATCTTCGTGGTGGCAGCAGCCCTGTGGGCTGGCTACTCAGTGGATCGCCTGTATGAACTGACTCGCATCGACCGCTGGTTTTTGCACCGGATGAAGCGGATCATAACACACACCCAGCTGCTAGAGCAACACCGTGGACAACCTTTGCCCCCAGACCTGCTGCATCAGGCCAAGCGCCTTGGCTTCTCAGACAAGCAGATTGCCCTCGCGGTCCTCAG CACAGAGCTGGCTGTTCGCAAGCTGCGTCAGGAACTAGGGATCTGCCCAGCAGTGAAGCAGATTGACACAGTTGCCGCTGAGTGGCCGGCCCAGACAAATTACTTGTACCTGACGTACTGGGGCACCACCCATGACCTCAGCTTTCGAACACCTCACGTCCTGGTCCTTGGCTCTGGCGTCTACCGTATCGGCTCCAGCGTCGAGTTTGACTGGTGTGCCGTGGGCTGCATCCAGCAGCTGCGAAAG ATGGGGTATAAGACCATCATGGTGAACTACAACCCAGAGACAGTCAGCACCGACTACGACATGTGTGACCGACTCTACTTCGATGAAATCTCTTTTGAG GTGGTGATGGACATCTATGAGCTGGAAAACCCTGAAGGTGTGATCCTGTCCATGGGCGGGCAGCTGCCCAACAACATGGCCATGGCTTTGCATCGGCAGCAGTGTCGGGTTCTGGGCACCTCCCCAGAAGCCATTGACTCAGCTGAGAACCGGTTTAAGTTCTCCCGGCTCCTGGACACCATTGGTATCAGCCAGCCTCAGTGGAGGGAGCTCAGTGACCTAGAG TCTGCTCGCCAGTTCTGCCAGACCGTGGGGTACCCCTGTGTCGTGCGCCCCTCCTATGTGCTGAGCGGTGCTGCTATGAACGTGGCCTACACCGATGGGGACTTGGAGCGCTTCTTGAGCAGTGCAGCAGCTGTCTCTAAGGAGCACCCCGTGGTCATCTCCAAGTTCATCCAGGAGGCCAAG GAGATTGACGTGGATGCTGTGGCTTGTGATGGTGTGGTAGCAGCTATCGCCATCTCTGAACATGTGGAGAACGCAGGTGTGCATTCAGGTGATGCCACACTGGTGACCCCACCTCAGGACATCACTGCCAAAACCCTGGAGCGGATCAAAGCCATTGTGCATGCCGTGGGCCAGGAGCTGCAGGTCACAGGACCCTTCAATCTGCAGCTCATTGCCAAG GACGACCAGCTGAAAGTCATTGAATGCAACGTGCGTGTGTCTCGCTCCTTCCCCTTCGTCTCCAAGACACTGGGTGTGGACCTAGTAGCCCTGGCAACACGGGTCATCATGGGGGAAGAAGTGGAGCCTGTGGGACTCATGACTGGCTCTGGAGTTGTGGGGGTGAAG GTGCCCCAGTTCTCATTCTCCCGCCTGGCGGGGGCTGACGTGGTGCTGGGTGTGGAGATGACCAGTACTGGGGAAGTGGCTGGCTTTGGGGAGAGCCGCTGCGAAGCCTACCtcaaggccatgctcagtactGGTTTTAAGATCCCCAAGAAGAACATCTTGCTGACCATTGGCAGCTATAAG AACAAAAGTGAGTTGCTCCCAACTGTGAGGCTGCTGGAGAGCCTGGGCTACAGCCTCTACGCCAGCCTGGGCACTGCTGACTTCTACACAGAGCATGGCGTCAAG GTGACGGCTGTGGACTGGCATTTTGAAGAGGCAGTGGATGGAGAGTGCCCACCACAGCGAAGCATTTTGGAGCAGCTCGCTGAGAAAAACTTTGAGCTCGTGATTAACCTGTCCATGCGTGGGGCCGGGGGCCGGCGTCTTTCTTCCTTCGTCACCAAGGGCTACCGCACGCGGCGCCTTGCCGCTGACTTCTCCGTACCCCTCATCATTGACATCAAGTGCACCAAACTGTTTGTGGAG GCGCTGGGACAGATCGGGCCAGCCCCTCCTCTGAAGGCGCATGTTGACTGCATGACCTCCCAGAAGCTCGTGCGGCTGCCTG GATTGATCGACGTCCATGTGCACCTGCGGGAACCAGGGGGGACACACAAGGAGGACTTTGCCTCAGGCACAGCTGCTGCCCTGGCTGGGGGCGTCACCATGGTGTGTGCTATGCCTAATACCCGGCCCCCCATCACCGACgcccctgccctggccctggCGCAGAAG CTGGCAGAGGCTGGCGCCCGCTGTGACTATGCCTTATTCCTCGGAGCCTCGTCGGAAAATGCAGGGACCCTGGGCACCGTGGCTGGGTCTGCGGCGGGGCTGAAGCTCTACCTCAACGAGACCTTCTCTGAACTGCGGCTGGACAGTGTGGCCCAGTGGATGGAG CACTTCGAGACATGGCCATCCCACCTCCCCATCGTGGCCCACGCCGAGCGGCAGAGTGTCGCAGCCGTCCTCATGGTGGCCCAGCTGGCCCAGCGCTCTGTGCACATCTGTCACGTGGCACGGAAGGAGGAG ATCCTGCTGATTAAAGCGGCAAAGGCACGGGGGCTGCCGGTGACCTGTGAGGTGGCACCCCACCATCTGTTCCTGAGCCGTGATGACCTGGAACGTCTGGGGCCCGGGAAGGGGGAGGTTCGGCCCGAGCTTGGCTCCCGGGAGGATGTGGAAGCCCTGTGGGAGAACATGGCCGTCATCGACTGCTTTGCCTCCGACCACG ccccccacacCGTGGAGGAGAAGTGTGGGCCCCGGCCTCCCCCCGGCTTCCCAGGGCTGGAGACCATGCTGCCCCTGCTGCTGACGGCAGTGAGCGAGGGCCGGCTCAGCCTGGACGACGTGCTGCAGCGACTACACCACAACCCTCGGCGCATCTTCCACCTGCCCCCCCAGGAGGACACCTACGTGGAg GTGGATCTGGAGCACGAGTGGACAGTCCCTAGccacatgcccttctccaaggcccACTGGACACCCTTtgaagggcagaaagtgaagggcacCATCCGCCGTGTGGTCCTGCGCGGGGAGGTGGCCTATATTGACGGGCAG GTGCTGGTGCCACCGGGCTACGGACAGGACGTCCGCAAGTGGCCCCAGGGCGCTGTTCCACAGCTCACGCCCTCGGCCCCGGCTGCCAGTGAGCTAACCACG ACCCCGGAGAGGCCCCGCCGGAGCGGCCCAGCACTCCCTGATGGCCGCTTCCACCTGCCTCCCCGGATCCACCGAGCCTCCGACCCAGGTTTGCCAG CTGAGGAGCCAAAGGAGAAGACCTCCCGGAAGGCAGCTGAGCCAG AGCTGATGGGAACCCTTGATGGCATCTGCTACCCTCCACCACCAGTACCTAGACAGGCGTCACCCCAGaacctggggacccctggcctgcTGCACCCCCAGACCTCACCCCTGCTGCACTCACTAGTGGGCCAACATATCCTGTCCGTCCAGCAGTTCACCAAGGATCAG ATGTCTCACCTGTTCAACGTGGCACACACGCTGCGCATGATGGTACAGAAGGAGCGGAGCCTCGACATCCTCAAG GGGAAGGTGATGGCCTCCATGTTCTACGAGGTGAGCACACGGACCAGCAGCTCCTTTGCAGCAGCCATGGCCCGGCTCGGGGGCGCTGTGCTCAGCTTCTCCGAAGCCACGTCCTCTGTCCAGAAGGGCGAGTCCCTGGCTGACTCGGTGCAGACCATGAGCTGCTACGCCGATGTCGTCGTGCTGCGGCACCCCCAGCCCGGGGCAGTGGAG CTGGCAGCCAAGCACTGCCGGAGGCCAGTGATCAATGCAGGGGACGGGGTTGGAGAGCACCCTACCCAGGCCTTGCTGGACATCTTCACCATCCGGGAGGAGCTTGGGACGGTCAACGGCATGACG ATCACGATGGTGGGCGACCTGAAGCATGGCCGCACGGTGCATTCGCTGGCCTGCCTGCTCACCCAGTACCGTGTCAGCCTGCGCTACGTGGCACCGCCCAGCCTGCGCATGCCCCCTGACGTGCGGGCTTTTGTGGCCTCCCGTGGCACCAAGCAG GAGGAATTTGAGAGCATCGAGGAGGCGTTGCCTGACACCGATGTACTCTACATGACGCGCATCCAGAAGGAGCGCTTTGGCTCCACCCAGGAATATGAAGCA TGCTTCGGCCAGTTCATCCTCACTCCGCACATCATGACCCGGGCCAAGAAGAAGATGGTGGTGATGCACCCGATGCCCCGTGTCAATGAGATCAG CGTGGAGGTGGACTCAGACCCCCGAGCAGCCTACTTCCGCCAGGCAGAGAACGGCATGTACATCCGCATGGCTCTGCTGGCCACCGTGCTGGGCCGCTTCTAG